A section of the Choristoneura fumiferana chromosome 5, NRCan_CFum_1, whole genome shotgun sequence genome encodes:
- the LOC141428050 gene encoding peptidyl-prolyl cis-trans isomerase H-like, translating into MPTWNQIQSQLRHPNNPVVFFDITVGTMEIGRMIFELFADAVPKTSENFREFCTGEYRRDGVPLGYKGATFHRVIKDFMIQGGDFVNGDGTGVMSIYGGSTFADENFGLKHDSPGLLSMANSGKDTNGCQFFITCAKCNFLDNKHVVFGRVIDGLLVMRKIENVPTGPNNKPKIPVTISQCGQM; encoded by the exons ATGCCTACTTGGAATCAAATTCAGTCTCAATTGAGACATCCAAATAACCCTGTCGTATTCTTTGATATTACCGTTGGCACTATG GAAATAGGGCGAATGATATTTGAATTATTCGCGGATGCGGTTCCAAAAACAAGTGAGAACTTCAGAGAGTTCTGTACCGGCGAATACAGAAGGGATGGTGTTCCTCTAGGTTACAAAGGCGCTACCTTTCACAGAGTAATCAAAGACTTTATGATCCAAGGCGGAGATTTTGTTAAT GGTGATGGAACAGGTGTTATGAGTATTTATGGAGGTAGCACATTTGCAGACGAAAACTTTGGCTTGAAACATGATTCACCAGGATTACTTTCAATGGCCAACAGCGGGAAAGACACCAATGGATGCCAGTTCTTCATAACTTGTGCTAAGTGCAACTTCTTAGACAATAAGCATGTGGTTTTCGGACGTGTCATAGATGGACTATTAGTGATGAGAAAAATAGAAAATGTACCCACAGGTCCTAATAACAAACCCAAAATACCTGTCACTATATCACAGTGTGgacaaatgtaa
- the LOC141428049 gene encoding coenzyme Q-binding protein COQ10 homolog A, mitochondrial-like: protein MVLLKYYNVASRLLLSNRDFLSFQGHYINRRHEGSKNHCQCHGFGQQKRTFFTFPKASRSREYRGRQLVGYSMEQMFEVVSDVENYYKFVPWCKQSHVRTKTPNHLKADLIVGFPPINESYTSFVTLVKPHLVKAECTDGRLFHHLLTIWRFSPGLKREQQSCVVDFHINFEFRSAFHSHLSNLFFDQVAKKMEGAFIAEVGNRYGTATMTPRNLLFSDHALKS from the exons ATGGtacttttgaaatattataatgttGCTTCCAGACTACTTCTCTCAAATCGAGATTTCTTAAG TTTTCAGGGTCATTACATAAATAGGCGTCATGAAGGGAGCAAGAATCACTGCCAATGTCATGGCTTCGGACAGCAGAAGCGTACATTCTTCACCTTTCCTAAAGCCAGTCGAAGCCGCGAATATCGTGGGAGACAGTTGGttgg ATACTCAATGGAACAGATGTTTGAAGTGGTTTCAGATGTAGAAAATTACTACAAATTCGTACCTTGGTGCAAACAGTCCCACGTCAGAACAAAGACTCCTAACCACCTTAAGGCAGACCTGATTGTTGGGTTCCCCCCTATAAACGAAAGCTACACCTCATTTGTGACCCTAGTAAAACCACATCTAGTAAAAGCCGAATGCACAGATGGcagactgtttcaccatctactCACTATATGGAGATTCAGCCCTGGCCTCAAAAGGGAACAACAATCCTGTGTTGTAgacttccatataaattttgagTTCCGTTCAGCTTTCCATTCCCATTTATCGAATTTATTCTTTGACCAAGTTGCCAAGAAAATGGAAGGTGCATTCATAGCCGAGGTTGGCAACAGATATGGAACAGCAACAATGACCCCAAGAAATCTACTCTTCAGTGACCATGCATTAAAAAgttga
- the LOC141428048 gene encoding uncharacterized protein: MGRKAKFDETKKVKKGPGRKARKQPDPVFRKELLEDENETKKMSHRQKQRAARRAKKKAELAEKRKALKQAKKNVAKQTEVKVVEEDNSDESGDGELQGFTDDNKEWLKPKKTGKATAKQILKPTAKTAVKPVLKAKGKLKNQNSDSRHDKGSEDENSEEDLEEDSEEEGLETEGSEQESAEEESDDESDEEEKPKAGEKYKVGKLDDLFVDSDQENGDVDSEDESADASSKLQYNSDSSEEKSDDEGEDDDDDMLPIEKANIKLKKRQKQDKKLADEEMQLNIAKQDVFAFPTEEELQNPTNLQDVLQRIKDVVNVLGDFSRLKDGERSRCEYTDLLLKDLCMYYSYNEFLMEILMQIFPVQELVEFLEASEVARPVTIRTNSLKTRRRDLAQALINRGVNLDPVGKWSKVGLVVYSSTVPIGATPEYLAGHYILQGASSYLPVMALAPQENERILDMCAAPGGKASHIAAIMKNTGALFANDANKDRTKAIVGNFHRLGVVNAVICNYDGRQFPEVIKGFDRVLLDAPCTGTGVIAKDPSVKTTKDQKDIQRCFNLQRQLLLAAIDCCNAKSSTGGYIVYSTCSILPEENEWVVNYALKRRNVKLVPTGLDFGTEGFVKYRHHRFHPSLKLTKRFYPHTHNMDGFFVAKLKKFSNVIPEPYKDDDDEEESKEANENQEQSQDEADIGEVPTTAGTKRPAPASNATEPKAKKNKKTKDTDAKPSPQTNTAAVQPNNKNNKKNKKKNKKNKPARESKDDTATKDNNKTKEPAKQNLNVSNEGKKQKKKRRNKKIKPLATETTVTANDTRQPQNNTKKSKTDATPVKAVADSKVIPQTPSPNKKKNRKKNKNKNKNPAANPQQPVALVNKNEKKITETIEVAAAKKFKNKIKKENKKQIGQLKTNKGAPENKPQSQGVGKKNKKNFKKGKAK, translated from the exons ATGGGGCGCAAAGCTAAGTTCGATGAGACTAAAAAAGTGAAGAAAGGGCCTGGCAGAAAAGCTAGGAAGCAACCTGATCCAGTTTTTAGAAAAGAGCTGT TGGAGGATGAGAATGAAACAAAAAAGATGAGTCACAGGCAGAAGCAGCGAGCAGCTCGTAGAGCCAAGAAGAAAGCAGAGCTAGCAGAAAAGAGAAAAGCACTGAAGCAGGCCAAGAAAAATGTAGCCAAGCAAACAGAGGTGAAAGTTGTAGAGGAAGATAATTCAGATGAGTCAGGAGATGGAGAATTACAAG ggtttacTGATGACAACAAGGAATGGCTGAAACCCAAGAAAACAGGCAAGGCAACAGCTAAACAAATACTCAAGCCTACAGCTAAGACAGCAGTTAAGCCTGTGCTTAAGGCCAAGGGCAAGCTTAAAAATCAAAACTCAGACAGTAGACATGACAAAGGGTCAGAAGACGAAAATTCTGAAGAGGATTTAGAAGAAGATTCTGAAGAAGAAGGCTTAGAAACTGAAGGCTCGGAACAAGAGAGTGCAGAAGAAGAGTCTGATGATGAAAGTGATGAGGAGGAAAAACCAAAAGCTGGTGAAAAGTATAAG GTGGGTAAACTGGATGACTTATTTGTCGATTCTGATCAAGAAAATGGTGATGTTGATTCCGAAGATGAAAGTGCAGATGCTTCATCAAAATTGCAATATAACTCAGATTCCAGTGAAGAAAAGAGTGATGATGAAGGtgaagacgatgatgatgatatgctTCCCATTGAAAAAGCTAATATCAAATTAAAGAAAAGACAAAAACAAGATAAGAAACTTGCTGATGAGGAAATGCAACTGAACATTGCTAAACAAGACGTGTTCGCATTTCCCACAGAAGAAGAATTACAAAATCCTACTAATCTACAAGATGTACTGCAGCGAATCAAGGATGTTGTCAATGTGCTAGGTGACTTCAGTCGCCTTAAAGATGGAGAACGGTCCAGATGTGAATATACTGATTTGTTGCTTAAAGACTTGTGCATGTATTACAGTTACAATGAGTTCCTTATGGAAATATTGATGCAAATATTCCCTGTCCAAGAATTAGTTGAGTTTTTAGAGGCAAGCGAAGTAGCGCGTCCAGTGACCATTAGGACTAACAGTTTGAAGACTAGAAGAAGAGATTTAGCTCAAGCTCTAATCAATAGGGGAGTGAATTTGGATCCTGTTGGGAAATGGAGCAAAGTGGGTCTTGTTGTGTACAGTTCAACTGTTCCAATTGGTGCCACTCCTGAATATTTGGCTGGCCATTATATTTTACAAGGAGCATCAAGTTATCTGCCAGTAATGGCATTGGCACCACAGGAAAATGAAAGGATTTTGGATATGTGTGCAGCCCCTGGTGGTAAAGCGTCCCACATTGCCGCAATTATGAAAAATACAGGAGCGTTATTCGCAAATGACGCAAACAAGGACCGAACTAAAGCTATTGTTGGTAATTTCCATAGACTTGGAGTTGTAAATGCTGTCATTTGTAATTACGATGGTCGTCAATTCCCAGAAGTGATCAAAGGTTTTGATAGAGTTCTTTTAGATGCTCCTTGCACTGGCACAGGTGTTATTGCTAAAGATCCGAGTGTAAAGACAACAAAGGACCAGAAAGATATTCAGAGGTGCTTTAACTTACAAAGACAGCTTCTGTTGGCTGCTATTGATTGTTGCAACGCGAAATCCAGTACTGGTGGTTACATTGTTTACTCGACATGTTCTATATTGCCTGAAGAGAATGAATGGGTTGTAAATTACGCTCTGAAACGGCGAAATGTAAAGCTTGTGCCCACTGGCCTTGATTTTGGTACCGAAGGCTTTGTCAAATACAGGCATCATAGGTTCCATCCTTCATTGAAGTTGACTAAGAGGTTCTATCCTCACACTCACAATATGGATGGATTCTTTGTGGCTAAGCTTAAGAAATTCTCCAATGTCATT CCTGAACCATacaaagatgatgatgacgaagagGAAAGCAAAGAAGCCAACGAAAATCAGGAGCAGTCGCAAGATGAAGCTGACATTGGTGAAGTTCCAACAACTGCTGGCACAAAAAGGCCTGCACCTGCTTCCAATGCTACTGAGCCTAAAGCTAAGAAAAACAAGAAAACTAAGGACACTGATGCCAAGCCAAG cccTCAAACAAACACTGCAGCTGTACaacctaataataaaaacaacaagaaaaataaaaagaagaataaGAAGAATAAACCAGCAAGAGAGAGCAAAGATGACACTGCAACTAAAgacaataacaaaacaaaagaaccTGCCAAACAAAATCTTAATGTAAGTAATGAAGGTAAAAAACAGAAGAAGAAGAGGAGGAACAAAAAGATTAAACCACTTGCCACTGAGACGACAGTGACAGCCAATGATACACGGCAACCGCAGAATAATacgaaaaaatctaaaacagaCGCCACTCCTGTCAAAGCTGTGGCCGACAGCAAGGTAATCCCTCAAACGCCTAGTCCTAATAAGaagaaaaatagaaagaaaaacaaaaataaaaataaaaaccctgCAGCAAATCCACAGCAACCAGTAgcattagtaaataaaaacgaaaagaaGATAACCGAAACAATAGAAGTAGCGGCagcgaaaaaatttaaaaataagattaaGAAAGAGAACAAGAAGCAAATTGGACAGCTGAAAACGAATAAAGGTGCACCTGAAAATAAACCGCAAAGTCAAGGCGTaggtaagaaaaataaaaagaactttAAAAAGGGCAAGGCTAAGTGA